The following proteins come from a genomic window of Edaphobacter sp. 4G125:
- a CDS encoding efflux RND transporter permease subunit, with translation MQRLVELALRFRILVLLATVFVAILGMISLRNLPIDAEPDITPNQVLVLTRAPSLSPLEVEQLISFPVETAMRGLPGITRIQSTSKYGLSYVAIYFQDGMDPYFCRTLVNERLPQAKEAIPSQVGVPEMGPISTGLGEIYQFKVTGSGRSPMELRSILDWDIAPKLRGVPGIVEVNGQGGELKTYEVAVDSDKLTGYHVPLRRVIEALSKNNANAGGAYLERSEQQSLIRGEGLIGSLSDIENIVVGNSSTGTPILIRNIGNVRFAPMVRRGFATQDGKGEIVIGVAMMLIGENSRAAASRVKESLAGIQKTLPDGIRIEQLYDRTDLVNRTVRTVTRNLIEGGILVVAVLLLLLGSFRAGVVVSLAIPLSMLVAFIGMVQAKVSGNLMSLGAIDFGLIVDGSVVIIENILRRLHQKKPEEQVSDVILAASREVAKPIFFGVLIIVLVYIPILTLGGVEGKMFKPMAATVLFALLASLVIALMLMPVLSWYVLRKNVAEKQTWLMRKADQWYRPLLQRALGHPGWTSGIAVGIFAISLIAIPFLGAEFIPSLDEGSILVQMYRVPGISMTESLHGNEIIETVLREFPEVSTVFSRTGSPEVATDPMAIDQSDVYVTLKPSDEWPKKLSKSDLVAAMKKRLEAEAPGAVYSFSQPIQMRMQELMEGGSRSDIAIKLFGDDLEVLRQKADQIAAVVSKVSGAADVRAERVAGLPYLRIHLRRDALARHGLDASDVLDTIEAIGGKPVGEIVEGNRRFALQVRFPEEQRSTVDAISNLRVGDTEGHFIPLAQLADIQDEEGPAQISREGGQRRISVEVNVRGRDLASFVADAQKAVGTKVKIPNGYQLEWGGQFEQLQSASQRLMIVVPAALTLIFVLLYLNFQSAFPALLIFLNIPLAATGGIAALLMRGMPFSISAGVGFIALFGIAVLNGIVLLTYIRELRHEGLPIESAVEQGAETRLRPVLTTALVASLGFIPMAISHGAGAEVQRPLATVVIGGLVTSTLLTLLVLPALYQWVGQRRE, from the coding sequence ATGCAACGTCTTGTTGAGCTCGCTCTTCGCTTTCGCATTCTTGTGCTACTCGCAACCGTGTTTGTTGCGATCTTGGGAATGATCTCCCTGCGCAATCTTCCCATTGATGCTGAGCCAGACATCACGCCAAACCAGGTCTTAGTGTTGACCCGTGCTCCAAGTCTGTCCCCACTGGAAGTAGAACAACTAATCTCCTTTCCAGTCGAGACCGCCATGCGCGGTCTGCCAGGAATCACGCGTATCCAGTCTACGTCGAAGTACGGTCTCTCCTACGTCGCCATTTACTTCCAGGACGGCATGGACCCTTACTTCTGTCGAACGCTGGTCAACGAACGTCTCCCTCAGGCAAAAGAGGCTATTCCTTCTCAGGTGGGTGTACCAGAGATGGGGCCGATTTCGACTGGGCTCGGAGAGATTTATCAATTCAAGGTTACAGGTTCCGGTCGGAGCCCGATGGAGTTGCGAAGCATCCTTGATTGGGATATTGCTCCCAAGCTCCGTGGCGTTCCGGGCATTGTTGAGGTGAATGGTCAAGGAGGCGAGCTCAAGACCTATGAGGTCGCAGTGGATAGTGACAAACTGACCGGATACCATGTACCGCTGCGGCGCGTCATTGAGGCGCTTTCGAAGAACAATGCGAACGCCGGAGGAGCTTACCTGGAGCGGTCGGAACAACAATCGCTGATTCGCGGGGAGGGATTGATCGGTAGTCTGTCCGATATCGAAAATATCGTCGTCGGCAACTCATCAACCGGAACCCCAATTCTCATCCGGAATATCGGCAACGTTCGTTTTGCGCCGATGGTGCGCCGTGGATTTGCAACTCAGGATGGAAAGGGAGAAATCGTTATTGGTGTCGCCATGATGCTGATTGGCGAAAACTCCCGTGCCGCTGCCAGCCGAGTGAAAGAGAGTTTGGCCGGTATCCAAAAGACGTTGCCCGATGGCATACGGATCGAGCAACTCTATGATCGTACCGACCTGGTGAACCGAACTGTTCGTACGGTGACACGCAACCTGATCGAAGGAGGCATTTTGGTAGTTGCAGTCCTGCTTCTGCTGTTAGGAAGTTTTAGGGCTGGTGTTGTAGTCTCCCTCGCGATTCCGTTGTCGATGCTGGTCGCCTTCATCGGCATGGTTCAAGCGAAGGTCTCCGGCAATCTCATGAGTTTGGGAGCTATCGACTTCGGTTTGATCGTCGACGGTTCGGTTGTCATCATCGAGAACATCCTCCGTCGCCTGCATCAGAAGAAGCCAGAGGAGCAGGTCAGCGATGTCATTCTCGCTGCCTCCCGTGAGGTGGCCAAACCGATCTTCTTTGGCGTCTTGATCATCGTCCTTGTCTACATTCCAATCCTCACACTGGGTGGCGTCGAGGGGAAAATGTTTAAACCAATGGCGGCAACGGTCCTGTTCGCGCTGCTTGCTTCGCTTGTCATTGCGTTGATGCTGATGCCGGTATTGAGCTGGTATGTCTTACGGAAAAACGTTGCCGAGAAGCAGACTTGGCTCATGCGAAAGGCGGATCAATGGTATCGTCCATTGCTCCAACGTGCGTTGGGACATCCGGGCTGGACATCGGGAATTGCGGTTGGCATTTTTGCAATTTCTTTGATCGCTATTCCGTTTCTCGGTGCGGAGTTCATTCCTTCTCTTGATGAAGGCTCGATTCTGGTTCAGATGTACCGTGTGCCCGGTATCTCCATGACGGAATCGCTGCATGGGAACGAGATCATCGAGACGGTCTTACGCGAATTCCCGGAAGTTTCGACAGTCTTCAGTCGCACAGGCAGTCCTGAAGTCGCTACCGATCCCATGGCAATCGACCAGAGCGATGTCTATGTCACGTTGAAGCCTTCTGATGAGTGGCCGAAGAAGCTCAGTAAAAGCGATCTCGTCGCCGCAATGAAGAAACGGTTGGAGGCAGAGGCTCCGGGAGCGGTCTACAGTTTTTCTCAGCCGATTCAGATGCGGATGCAGGAATTGATGGAAGGTGGTTCGCGGAGTGACATCGCAATCAAGCTCTTCGGAGATGATCTGGAAGTGTTGCGCCAGAAGGCAGACCAGATCGCCGCAGTCGTAAGCAAGGTCTCAGGAGCAGCGGATGTACGTGCTGAACGCGTTGCCGGCTTGCCATATCTCCGCATCCATCTTCGCCGCGATGCTCTGGCGCGTCACGGTTTGGACGCTTCCGATGTTCTGGACACCATCGAAGCGATCGGAGGAAAGCCAGTTGGGGAGATTGTGGAAGGCAACCGCCGTTTTGCATTGCAGGTGCGATTCCCAGAGGAGCAACGTTCGACGGTGGACGCCATAAGTAATTTGCGAGTAGGAGATACGGAGGGCCATTTCATTCCACTTGCTCAATTGGCTGATATCCAAGACGAGGAAGGGCCGGCGCAAATCAGTCGTGAGGGAGGACAACGCCGGATCAGTGTGGAGGTGAATGTCCGCGGACGCGACCTGGCGAGCTTTGTTGCAGATGCACAGAAGGCTGTTGGCACCAAAGTGAAGATTCCGAATGGCTATCAATTGGAATGGGGAGGACAATTCGAGCAGCTCCAAAGCGCGAGCCAGCGATTAATGATTGTCGTGCCTGCCGCCCTGACACTCATTTTCGTGCTCCTTTACCTAAATTTTCAGTCCGCATTTCCGGCACTGTTGATCTTCCTAAACATTCCTTTGGCCGCGACCGGAGGTATAGCGGCGCTTCTTATGCGTGGAATGCCTTTCAGTATCTCTGCCGGAGTCGGCTTCATCGCGCTCTTCGGGATCGCCGTTCTGAACGGCATTGTCTTGTTGACCTACATTCGGGAGCTAAGACATGAAGGCCTTCCAATTGAATCGGCGGTAGAACAGGGAGCCGAAACTCGGCTACGGCCTGTTCTCACGACGGCGCTTGTGGCTAGCTTGGGCTTCATTCCAATGGCAATTTCGCATGGTGCCGGTGCGGAAGTGCAGCGCCCCCTCGCTACGGTGGTGATCGGAGGACTTGTGACCTCGACGCTGCTCACGCTGTTGGTTCTTCCCGCGCTTTATCAATGGGTTGGACAACGGCGTGAATGA
- a CDS encoding efflux RND transporter periplasmic adaptor subunit, whose product MKNLIVALACVALLVTGCNRKNAPKDEGETTQSETTNKNNLVEMMTPAQQHIGLLTVPAELTQLKEYFRVTGTVQPIDSRVGEVGPLARGRIIEVYARVGDRAQAGQILATFDNVEAGELIAQEQSAHADLERLKAQLIPATRQTERSRRLADVGAGAEKDYESSKAEQASVEANIRSQQAMIDSIRLRLRRFGVSDEQGRGSFKTALKAPFAGVVTKAMASPGDVVDAGRPVFTVADLSHVWVQAEVYEKDLGRIRIGQDAFITVDTYPRENFVGRVAYVSDVLDPQTRTARVRCEVNNGDMRLKTDMFVNIELPTNFSKQAIAVTSSALQQVEGKNVVFVRRSPTQFEKREVERGVTVRDMTEIVSGLKAGEPIVTQGAFHLKSILAGGELGEE is encoded by the coding sequence ATGAAAAATCTGATTGTTGCCCTTGCCTGTGTCGCTCTACTCGTCACCGGCTGCAATCGTAAGAACGCCCCGAAGGATGAAGGCGAAACCACCCAGTCGGAGACAACCAACAAAAACAATCTCGTCGAGATGATGACTCCGGCACAGCAGCACATTGGACTTTTGACTGTGCCTGCGGAGTTGACCCAGCTTAAGGAATACTTCCGCGTCACAGGGACGGTCCAACCGATCGATAGCCGTGTCGGCGAAGTGGGGCCGCTGGCTCGCGGTCGAATTATTGAGGTTTATGCCAGAGTGGGAGACCGCGCCCAAGCAGGCCAGATTCTCGCGACCTTTGACAATGTGGAAGCGGGTGAGTTGATTGCGCAGGAGCAGTCGGCCCATGCTGATCTGGAGCGGCTGAAGGCGCAGTTGATCCCGGCGACCCGCCAGACCGAGCGGAGTCGTCGCCTTGCAGATGTCGGCGCAGGCGCCGAAAAGGATTATGAATCGAGCAAGGCAGAGCAAGCGAGTGTAGAAGCCAACATCCGGTCGCAACAGGCTATGATCGACAGCATCCGTCTGCGGCTTCGTCGCTTTGGTGTGTCCGATGAACAGGGTCGTGGGTCATTCAAGACGGCGCTCAAAGCGCCCTTTGCCGGTGTAGTCACGAAGGCCATGGCGTCGCCAGGAGACGTGGTGGATGCCGGCCGGCCGGTCTTTACCGTTGCCGATCTTTCCCACGTCTGGGTGCAGGCAGAAGTGTATGAGAAAGACCTCGGACGGATTCGCATTGGCCAGGACGCATTCATCACGGTCGATACCTATCCCAGAGAAAACTTCGTTGGGCGCGTTGCGTACGTCAGCGATGTCCTCGATCCACAGACGAGAACAGCTCGCGTCCGGTGCGAAGTCAACAACGGCGACATGCGGCTAAAGACCGACATGTTCGTCAACATCGAGTTGCCGACAAACTTCAGCAAACAAGCGATCGCTGTCACGTCGAGCGCCCTGCAACAAGTCGAGGGCAAGAACGTTGTCTTCGTACGTCGCTCGCCCACTCAGTTCGAGAAGCGGGAAGTCGAACGGGGCGTCACCGTCCGTGACATGACTGAGATTGTCAGTGGTTTGAAGGCTGGAGAACCCATAGTCACCCAGGGTGCATTTCACTTGAAATCGATTCTGGCTGGCGGCGAATTGGGGGAGGAGTAA
- a CDS encoding TolC family protein yields MQGRTLFLCALLLLTPALKAQQAASTILTVDDLVRAGIQNNRDLAAVRERIPEAQGLKRQAGVRPSPTLGLTGITGKPLGTLGEDQYGADYSQLVETFGKRGKRVQVAEYAISIAEADYQARVVQLGFEIKTAYAEVLAEQRKLKVLNDLIAVNQEMLRLTEARVKEGDVAPLEANLLKVEISRAEVSRRSAQGRLVSAELELRSLVGLEQATPIPNVDFSVPTTVELDALKQKALESRADLKAARMEEEQEVAGIALAKAEAKPNVTLSAGYTRQNSQFDDLYGFNTSGTLSPLRDRDDILKFGVSIPLRTSRSGAGSVQAAAARSSGARLRREYLDRTIPLAVESAYQNWRTAQDSLQMLREGVLDPSAANLSVIREAYRLGQLRLLDVLNEQRRLVDTQLTYIDAQADVARTHAELERAVGGNLP; encoded by the coding sequence ATGCAGGGAAGAACTCTCTTCCTGTGCGCACTGCTCTTGCTGACGCCAGCACTAAAGGCGCAGCAAGCGGCTTCCACCATTCTTACGGTGGACGATTTGGTGCGTGCAGGTATTCAAAATAATCGAGATCTCGCCGCCGTTCGAGAGCGGATACCAGAAGCCCAGGGTCTCAAACGACAGGCTGGTGTCCGGCCTTCTCCAACACTCGGCTTGACAGGTATTACGGGAAAACCACTCGGGACCTTGGGAGAAGATCAGTACGGCGCAGATTACTCCCAATTAGTTGAGACCTTCGGCAAACGTGGGAAGCGTGTCCAAGTGGCTGAGTACGCGATCTCCATCGCGGAGGCGGACTACCAGGCCCGTGTCGTGCAGCTCGGCTTCGAGATTAAGACCGCGTATGCGGAGGTGCTCGCGGAACAGCGCAAGTTGAAGGTCCTGAACGATCTGATTGCAGTCAATCAGGAGATGTTGAGGCTCACCGAAGCGCGCGTGAAAGAAGGCGATGTCGCACCGCTGGAGGCAAATCTTCTCAAGGTGGAGATAAGCCGGGCCGAGGTTTCACGAAGAAGTGCACAAGGGCGCCTTGTCTCGGCAGAATTGGAGTTGCGCAGCCTAGTGGGATTGGAGCAGGCAACACCCATCCCGAATGTGGACTTTTCTGTGCCGACAACGGTTGAACTGGATGCCCTAAAACAGAAGGCTCTTGAGAGTCGGGCCGACCTGAAGGCAGCGCGGATGGAGGAAGAGCAAGAGGTCGCCGGGATAGCACTTGCGAAGGCAGAAGCTAAGCCGAATGTGACGCTCTCTGCCGGGTATACCCGGCAGAACAGTCAGTTCGACGACTTGTATGGGTTTAACACCAGCGGCACACTCAGTCCATTGCGTGACCGGGACGACATATTGAAATTTGGCGTCTCGATCCCCCTACGTACCAGTCGCAGTGGGGCAGGTAGTGTGCAGGCGGCGGCAGCTCGTTCCTCAGGCGCTCGCTTACGCCGGGAATATCTGGATCGAACTATTCCGCTTGCAGTGGAGTCCGCATACCAAAACTGGCGAACCGCCCAAGACTCCTTGCAAATGCTTCGGGAAGGAGTCCTGGACCCATCTGCCGCCAATCTGTCTGTCATCCGCGAAGCCTATAGGTTGGGGCAACTACGCCTGCTTGATGTTCTCAATGAACAGCGGCGTCTCGTGGATACGCAATTGACCTATATCGATGCGCAAGCCGATGTCGCCCGAACACACGCCGAGCTGGAACGCGCGGTAGGAGGAAACCTTCCATGA
- a CDS encoding tyrosine-type recombinase/integrase: MSILSEIPLIPKNPPLLQRCTESVAPSSGRVEADVSAWYQATPPKVYYIPHFPKLEEDNVRQGFLEDEQYDKLLSYCPQLWFQAIVEVGKTYGWRIGELIKLTVDQVNLVLRTIRLHPGRTKNKKGSEVKMTVRVHELLTLCVGGKGSDAAVFTRPNGKAVKHFTKLWQRACEFAGVPNLLFHDLRRTAARNFVSGYFLKLLWLVCLPMVTRACTSRIC, translated from the coding sequence TTGTCCATTCTGTCCGAGATTCCACTCATCCCGAAAAATCCGCCGCTCCTTCAGCGATGCACTGAAAGCGTTGCCCCGTCCAGCGGCCGCGTTGAAGCGGATGTTTCGGCTTGGTATCAAGCGACTCCGCCCAAGGTGTATTACATTCCGCATTTTCCGAAGCTTGAAGAAGATAATGTCCGGCAGGGCTTTCTTGAGGACGAGCAATATGACAAGCTTTTGAGCTACTGTCCTCAACTTTGGTTTCAGGCAATCGTCGAAGTTGGGAAGACGTATGGCTGGCGGATCGGTGAACTTATCAAACTCACAGTGGATCAAGTCAACCTTGTGCTGCGAACGATTCGCCTGCACCCGGGGAGAACGAAAAACAAGAAGGGCAGCGAAGTCAAAATGACCGTTCGCGTCCATGAGCTTTTGACTCTTTGTGTAGGAGGCAAGGGGTCTGATGCCGCCGTCTTTACACGGCCAAATGGAAAGGCAGTCAAACACTTCACCAAACTATGGCAAAGGGCATGTGAGTTTGCGGGTGTCCCCAATCTCCTGTTTCACGATCTGCGTCGCACGGCGGCTAGGAACTTCGTCTCAGGTTACTTCCTCAAACTACTCTGGTTGGTGTGTCTACCAATGGTTACGAGGGCTTGCACGTCACGGATTTGCTAG
- a CDS encoding helix-turn-helix domain-containing protein — protein sequence MNGSDLKTARTTSNWTQAEAASRLGVTQAYLSMLERGSRPVSDDLVPTVLRVFSLPPTARPLQTTKSAAPGEEFFKASLGELGYPGFAYLKSRRLLNPAELLLLALDSEDLDARVTEALPWLPFHFPNLDWAWLVAESKLKDRQNRLAYVTLLASDVAQSRSEVKLAGALQSHVAGLERSRLANEDTLAKQSLSQAERKWLRTHRPANAVHWNLLTDLKAEDLQHVF from the coding sequence GTGAACGGCAGTGATCTCAAAACGGCTCGCACCACTTCGAACTGGACACAGGCAGAGGCCGCCAGTCGACTTGGTGTCACGCAGGCATATCTCTCCATGCTGGAGCGTGGAAGTCGGCCTGTCTCCGATGACCTCGTTCCCACCGTTCTTCGTGTCTTCTCACTGCCTCCGACTGCACGTCCACTGCAGACCACTAAGAGCGCGGCTCCGGGAGAAGAGTTCTTCAAGGCGTCTTTGGGTGAACTTGGATATCCGGGATTCGCTTACCTGAAGAGCCGTCGGCTTTTGAACCCTGCCGAACTGCTGCTGCTTGCACTCGACAGTGAAGACCTCGACGCGCGTGTGACGGAAGCACTGCCGTGGCTTCCTTTCCATTTCCCTAATTTGGACTGGGCTTGGCTTGTCGCCGAAAGCAAGCTAAAAGATCGTCAGAACCGCCTGGCTTACGTGACACTCTTAGCGAGCGATGTGGCGCAGTCTCGTAGTGAGGTGAAGCTCGCTGGAGCTTTGCAATCTCATGTTGCAGGTCTCGAACGTTCCCGTCTTGCAAACGAAGACACCCTCGCGAAACAATCCCTGTCGCAAGCTGAACGAAAATGGCTCCGCACTCATCGTCCTGCAAATGCAGTGCATTGGAACCTGCTCACCGACCTGAAAGCTGAGGACCTTCAGCATGTCTTCTAA
- a CDS encoding DUF6036 family nucleotidyltransferase, with protein MPENYEERLTEMFPASYKHLRLMALDPYDIALSKLERNSQKDRDDVRFLSRIIPFDLQLLQQRYDEELRWQLGRPDREDLTLRLWMEMLSE; from the coding sequence ATTCCCGAGAACTACGAAGAGCGATTGACCGAGATGTTCCCCGCCTCGTACAAACATCTGCGACTGATGGCTCTCGATCCATACGACATTGCACTCTCCAAGCTCGAACGAAACAGCCAGAAAGACCGCGACGATGTTCGGTTTCTCAGCCGCATAATCCCTTTCGATCTTCAACTCCTTCAGCAACGTTATGACGAAGAGCTTCGCTGGCAGCTTGGACGGCCCGATCGTGAAGATCTGACGCTGAGGTTGTGGATGGAAATGCTATCGGAATAG
- a CDS encoding toll/interleukin-1 receptor domain-containing protein has protein sequence MARCTAPREGHRTASGRANCPACGGGYSRGYGGWGGGYSSSYSPSPYSSYSGSSGSSGSARSGGGSGGSARPRWSPVGSSVGYTPAEVRALTPFREALERLGPKPDKRDIFLCHAWDDRAGDAKQLHDLLESKGVKVWFSEKDVMLGAPLMREIDRGLANSRVGIVLVTPHLLKRLKSEGIADKELSALLARDQLIPIVHGVTYDELRDVSPMLASRSGMDTKESPMPAVAAKLKELLPLFPEVPIN, from the coding sequence ATGGCAAGATGCACAGCACCTAGAGAAGGTCACCGCACTGCGAGCGGGCGCGCAAACTGCCCGGCCTGCGGCGGAGGATATAGCAGAGGGTATGGTGGTTGGGGTGGCGGGTACAGTTCCTCCTACTCGCCCAGTCCGTACTCGTCTTACTCCGGCTCATCAGGAAGTTCCGGAAGCGCACGAAGTGGAGGCGGTTCGGGTGGGAGCGCAAGACCACGCTGGTCACCGGTAGGGTCTTCGGTTGGCTACACCCCTGCCGAAGTCAGAGCCCTTACCCCGTTTCGGGAGGCGTTGGAGAGGCTTGGCCCGAAGCCTGACAAACGCGACATCTTCCTTTGCCACGCATGGGACGATCGCGCCGGGGATGCTAAGCAACTGCATGATTTGCTGGAATCGAAAGGTGTCAAAGTTTGGTTCAGCGAGAAGGATGTCATGCTCGGCGCTCCGCTCATGCGGGAGATCGACCGCGGACTCGCAAACTCGCGCGTCGGCATCGTGCTGGTCACGCCACATTTGCTAAAGCGGCTAAAAAGTGAAGGTATCGCCGACAAGGAACTATCGGCGCTCCTCGCGCGTGATCAGCTCATCCCCATAGTTCACGGTGTGACCTACGACGAGCTTCGCGATGTCAGCCCGATGCTCGCATCTAGAAGCGGAATGGACACGAAAGAGTCACCAATGCCCGCCGTAGCAGCAAAACTGAAAGAGCTCTTGCCCCTGTTTCCCGAAGTTCCCATAAACTAG
- a CDS encoding helix-turn-helix domain-containing protein, translating into MGMRAETGIRRSRKARTAPFQETYDAILERLIVARQEAGLNQKEVSAKLGFSHSFLSKCETGERRIDVMELLQLAELYGKSADFFLKG; encoded by the coding sequence ATGGGGATGAGGGCTGAGACCGGAATCAGGAGATCGCGGAAAGCGCGCACTGCTCCGTTTCAAGAAACCTATGACGCTATCCTCGAACGTTTGATCGTGGCAAGGCAAGAGGCCGGATTAAATCAGAAAGAAGTTTCGGCGAAACTAGGGTTCTCACACTCATTTCTCTCGAAATGCGAAACAGGCGAACGTCGTATCGACGTGATGGAATTGCTTCAACTTGCCGAACTCTATGGAAAGTCAGCGGACTTCTTCTTAAAGGGATAG
- a CDS encoding VirB3 family type IV secretion system protein — MARRGEPQPINQALNRPRAKLGLDLTAWMAISFVCVAVFLVGFRLLAMMAFPTLATAAWLIIRKHPKMFQLYGLSLNQKSYYDPRKQ, encoded by the coding sequence ATGGCTCGCCGGGGAGAACCGCAACCGATCAATCAAGCGCTGAATCGACCGAGAGCCAAACTTGGACTCGATCTTACAGCATGGATGGCGATCTCATTCGTCTGCGTTGCGGTTTTCCTCGTCGGCTTTCGTCTGCTGGCGATGATGGCCTTTCCCACGCTCGCTACCGCCGCGTGGCTCATCATCCGCAAACACCCAAAGATGTTTCAACTGTATGGCCTCAGCCTCAACCAAAAGAGCTACTATGACCCGCGCAAACAGTGA